One genomic window of Saccopteryx bilineata isolate mSacBil1 chromosome 4, mSacBil1_pri_phased_curated, whole genome shotgun sequence includes the following:
- the THTPA gene encoding thiamine-triphosphatase: MARGMIEVERKFVPWPETEERLQELGGTLEHRVTFRDSYYDTPELSLMRADHWLRQRENSGWELKCPATTGVSGLHTEYLELTAEPAIVARLYEVLGAEVLGAGGVTAVLGTLGLQEVASFVTNRSAWKLVLSTADKEEPPLRVDLDTADFGYAVGEIEALVHEEAEVPPALEKINKLSSMLGVLARERAPAKLIVYLQRFRPQDYQRLLEVHSSREKPQGTKDTENSLG; the protein is encoded by the exons ATGGCTCGAGGCATGATTGAGGTGGAGCGAAAGTTTGTTCCTTGGCCCGAAACAGAGGAGCGGCTGCAGGAGTTGGGGGGCACCCTGGAGCACCGAGTCACCTTCCGAGACAGCTACTATGACACCCCTGAGCTGAGCCTCATGAGGGCTGATCACTGGCTGCGGCAGCGAGAAAATAGTGGATGGGAGCTCAAATGTCCTGCAACAACAGGTGTCTCAGGACTTCACACTGAGTACCTGGAACTCACAGCTGAGCCTGCAATTGTGGCCCGGCTCTATGAGGTGCTGGGGGCTGAAGTCTTGGGGGCTGGAGGTGTGACTGCTGTGTTGGGTACACTGGGGCTACAGGAAGTAGCTAGTTTTGTGACTAATCGTAGTGCCTGGAAACTGGTGCTATCCACAGCTGATAAAGAGGAGCCTCCGCTCAGGGTGGACCTGGATACAGCCGACTTTGGCTATGCTGTGGGTGAGATAGAGGCCCTGGTGCACGAGGAGGCCGAAGTCCCACCTGCCCTAGAGAAGATCAACAAGCTCAGCAGCATGCTTG GTGTGCTGGCACGGGAGAGGGCACCTGCCAAGCTGATTGTATACCTACAGCGCTTCCGGCCTCAGGACTACCAGCGCCTGCTAGAAGTACACAGCTCCAGAGAGAAGCCACAGGGGACTAAAGACACTGAGAATAGCCTGGGCTAG